Proteins from a single region of Thunnus albacares chromosome 16, fThuAlb1.1, whole genome shotgun sequence:
- the hadhb gene encoding trifunctional enzyme subunit beta, mitochondrial, translating into MASMLLTSMRSCPVSPAWAVQFAARSLSTSAQLQAQVQTKSKKTLARPGLKNIVLVEGVRTPFLLSGTTYADLMPHDLARAALQGLLHKTALPKDAVDYIIYGTVIQEVKTSNVAREAALGAGFSDKIPAHTVTMACISSNQAMTSAVGLIAAGQCDAVVAGGVEFMSDVPIRHSRKMRKTMLSLNKAKTLGQRLSLIGSIRLAHLSPELPAVAEFSTAETMGHSADRLAAAFGVSRVEQDEFALRSHGLAKKAQDAGLLEDVISFKVPGRDIVSKDNGIRPSSMEQMAKLKPAFIKPHGTVTAANSSFLTDGASAVLIMSEEKALAMGYKPKAYLRDFVYVSQDPKDQLLLGPTYSTPKVLERAGLSMSDIDVFEFHEAFAGQIMANLKAMDSDWFAQTYMGRKSKVGTPPMEKFNLWGGSLSLGHPFGATGCRLVTTVAHRLKKEGGQYGLVAACAAGGQGHAMVIEAYPH; encoded by the exons ATGGCTTCCATGCTGCTGACCTCGATGCGTAGCTGCCCAGTCAGCCCTGCCTGGGCAGTGCAGTTTG ctgcaCGCTCTCTCAGTACGTCAGCACAGCTGCAGGCTCAGG ttcagaCAAAGAGCAAGAAGACTCTGGCCCGACCTGGTCTGAAGAACATAGTACTGGTCGAAGGAGTCCGAACCCCTTTCCTTCTGTCTGGAACCAC gtatGCTGACCTGATGCCCCATGACTTGGCCAGAGCAGCTCTACA GGGTCTGCTGCACAAGACAGCTCTTCCCAAAGACGCTGTAGACTACATCATCTATGGAACAGTCATTCAGGAGGTCAAGACAAGCAATGTAGCAAGAGAg GCAGCACTGGGTGCAGGCTTCTCCGACAAGATCCCAGCTCACACCGTCACCATGGCCTGCATCTCCTCCAACCAAGCTATGACCTCAG CTGTTGGTCTGATTGCTGCAGGCCAGTGTGATGCCGTTGTGGCAGGGGGAGTGGAGTTCATGTCCGATGTTCCTATCCGTCACAGCCGCAAGATGAGGAAGACCATGTTGTCCCTCAACAAGGCAAAGACCCTTGGCCAGAGGCTCAGTTTGATTGGCAGCATCCGGCTGGCGCACCTCTCCCCAGAG cttCCTGCTGTGGCTGAGTTCTCTACAGCTGAAACAATGGGCCACAGTGCTGACCGTCTAGCAGCTGCATTCGGGGTCTCCAGAGTGGAGCAGGATGAGTTCGCTCTGCGATCACACGGTCTGGCCAAAAAAGCCCAGGACGCAGGGCTGCTGGAGGATGTCATCTCCTTCAAAGtgccag GTCGTGATATTGTTTCCAAGGACAACGGCATCCGCCCGTCCTCCATGGAGCAGATGGCCAAACTGAAACCAGCCTTCATTAAACCTCACGGCACAGTGACTGCCGCCAACTCCTCCTTCctg ACTGACGGTGCCTCTGCTGTGCTCATCATGTCTGAAGAGAAAGCCTTGGCTATGGGTTACAAGCCTAAAGCCTACCTCAG AGACTTTGTCTACGTGTCTCAGGACCCCAAAGATCAGCTGCTTTTGGG GCCAACATACAGTACACCCAAAGTCCTGGAACGTGCCGGGTTGAGCATGAGTGACATTGACGTCTTTGAGTTCCACGAGGCATTCGCA GGCCAGATAATGGCAAATCTGAAGGCTATGGACTCAGATTGGTTCGCCCAGACGTATATGGGCAGGAAATCAAAG gtgggGACTCCTCCCATGGAGAAGTTCAACCTGTGGGGAGGCTCTCTGTCTTTGGGTCACCCGTTCGGAGCCACAGGCTGCAGGCTGGTAACCACAGTTGCGCACCGCctgaagaaggagggaggacagTATGGACTGGTGGCGGCTTGTGCTGCTGGAGGACAG GGTCATGCCATGGTGATCGAGGCCTACCCCCACTAA